The sequence TACAGCATCCGATTTATCGCCTAGCCGTAATTGTGGCAGCAATAATTCCCGCATCACATCACGCACCTTTACTTTATTGCCAGCAACAACCACCTCACCGTCTCGTGCTAATAAACCAAGATCGACAAGTAACTGAAACTTTTCCGCATGCCCTTTATAGCGAATCGTCTTATATTCTAACGTTTTCACATTCGGAAATGATTTCGTCAATGTTGAGGTGCCTCCTGATGTATGAAACGCTTCCAATTCACCATATTTATCAAAATAAATCGGCTCAATCTCAGACAATGAAGGTACTTCTAACAGCTTTCCACCTCGAATGACATGAGAAGGATCTGTATAATGATCAAACACACCTTCCAATGAAAAAACAACATTATAATTAAGCGGAGGCTCGGGCTTCACTGGAATACCACCCACATATAATTTTATGGACTCTACGGCATCTAGTTTTTCTGCCCCGTATCCCGTCAAAATATTAATCATACCTGGTGCTACCCCAAGGTCTGGAATAATCGTGACACCTTTCGCCGTTGCCTGTTCTGCGAGCCCAAGCACCGCATCTGTTGCCCCACCAATATGCCCCCCTAGATCGATGGAATGAACACCAATATCCACAGCCAACCGCGCTACCTTTTCATTAAATGTATAAAATAATGCATTGATAACAACATTTCCAAGCGCCATAACGTCACGTAATTGCACATCATTTGTCGCATCTAAACGTAAAATATCGAGTTTGTCAGACATTAATTGTTCCGCAAAATCCTCTGCTTGCCGGACATGCAAATCAGCTAAATAGACGCGGTCTACATCATCACTCTTTACAAGATCACGCGCCGCCTCTTTTCCCATTAAACCCGCACCGAGTATGACAACTTTCATGTCTTCATCTCCTGACCTAGGCTATTATTCCGTGTCAATCTGCGCCCGTTGCAACTTCCCACTAAAGTCCACATAAATACTTTTCCACTCCGTAAACACATCGAGCGCCGCTACACCTGAATCACGATGACCATTCCCCGTCCCCTTCGTCCCACCGAATGGCAAATGGATTTCAGCTCCCGTCGTCCCCGCATTGACATAAACAATTCCCGTATCTAAATCACGCTGTGCTCGGAACACTTGATTGACATCCCGCGAGAAAATCGAGCTAGACAGCCCATATTTCACACTGTTATTCACTTCTATCGCTTCATCTAAACTACTAATTTCAATCAAGGACACCACTGGACCAAAAATCTCTTCCTGCGCAAGACGGCTATCCCACTTCACATCCGTAAATAACGTCGGCTCATAATAATGCCCAGCTGCAAGGTTCCCTTCTGTCAATACGTTCCCCCCTGCAAGCAGCTTGGCACCTTCTTCTTTACCAATACCTACATAACCATGAATTTTCCCAAGCGCCTTGTGATTAATAACAGGCCCAATCTTAACCGACTCATCTAGTCCATCACCAATCGTTAAGCCCTTCATCGCCTCAACAAGCTTTTCCTCCAGTTCCCTCTTCACATCTTTATGCACAATGACGCGGCTACATGCCGTACAGCGCTGACCCGCAGTCCCAAACGCACTCCACAAAATCCCTTCCACCGCAAGATCAATATCAGCATCATCCATCACAATTACCGCATTTTTCCCGCCCATTTCAAGTGATACCTTCTTCAAATGACGTCCACCTGTTTCAGCCACATGACGCCCCGTTTCCGTCGACCCTGTGAATGAAATCACGCGCACATCAGGATGTTCAATCAACGCAGTTCCCACTGTTGAACCCGCACCAAAAACAATATTAGCAACACCAGCAGGCAGTCCTGCTCGCTCAAATATCAATGCCATTTCATACGCCATCATCGGTGTTTCTGTCGCCGGCTTCCAGACAAATGTATTGCCTGCAACCATTGCCGGAAACGACTTCCACGTCGCAATCGCCACAGGAAAATTCCACGGTGTAATCAGTCCGACAACCCCAATCGGCGCACGCACACTCATCGCAAACTTATCTTGCAGCTCAGATGGTACAGTTTCTCCGAACAACCGACGTCCTTCGCCAGCCATATACAGCGCCATATCAATTCCTTCTTGAACTTCACCACGCGCTTCTTCAATGACCTTACCCATTTCCTTCGTCAACACTTGTGCCAAATGCTCTTTTTTCTCCCTCATTAAACGTCCAATTTCATATAAATAATCTGCACGTTTCGGTGCCGGAACAAGTGCCCATTTTTTTTGTGCTTCTTTCGCGGCCTTCACTGCCTGGTCCACATCTTCCTTCGTCGACAGCCTTACTTGTGCCAATTCTTCTCCATTTGCCGGGTTGGTAACAGCCGTATAATCTGCTCCCTCCTCCCCTTGCCATGAACCTCCGATATAGTTGTTCAATCGCATTACACCATTTCCCCTCTCTACTCTAAGTCCAATCGAAAACGCTTACAAACTTACTTAACCACTTCGACATATCCCATGAAATACCTTTATTTTATTCCATAATCAATCACGCCTTGGCGTGATTGCGTCCAGATTTTGAATTGAGCTTGCTCAATTAACTCCCTTCAAAATCTGTGACATCCGCCGGAGGCTTTATCTTCATTCAGCGGAATTTTTCTGCTGAATGAAGATAAAAAAACCTTAGACAGTTGTCCAAGGCTTGAGTCATTTATAATAAAAACCAAATATATAGCGCTTCTTCAATAGAGCCCGGTAAAATGTCCATTTGCTTTGCAAACGGTAATTTAGGCAATTCTTCTTCAATCATTGATTCAATAAACGGGTTTACCTCAATCGCTTCTGCAAGCAGCTTCAGCGATTTTTGCGTTGTCCTATTTCCTCGTTCCATTTCTAATAGCCATTTCAAATATAAATACGGTGCCTCATAAAATGACCGTTCCTCATATTGTTCCAACAGAGCAGATGCCGAAGCATAATTACCATCATGGATAAATGAAGCAATCGCTGGATAACGTGCACCTTGGTGATCATCTGGATTCATACGAAGTAATTGTTGAAATAATTTTGCCGCTTCACCATGACGCCCAGCTTCAAAAAGCCAAATCCCATAGGCAAAAACCGCGCGCATATAAGGTCTATTTGTCACAAGCCCCCATGGAATTTCTGGCTCATCATCATATTGACCTTCGCCTAATCGGATAGCTGTTCGATAGAATTCCTCGGCCTCTTTCTCTAAATCTGTCAATTCAGCCTGCAATAAAACAGCATCCACATTTTTCGGATCGGTGGCATATGCCAATTTTGCTAAACGCATTTTTGCTCCATCGTCTTGCGCCTCATAGGCATCGTAAGCCGTCGCTTGTGCTTTTTGCTTCTTGCCTTTCGGTATAAACCGGTCGTTCATCGTCGCATTCATATAAGCCTGGAATTCTTCAAACGACTCGAAATCGATGTCAGCGGTTTTACAATACGT comes from Sporosarcina sp. FSL K6-3457 and encodes:
- a CDS encoding saccharopine dehydrogenase family protein; protein product: MKVVILGAGLMGKEAARDLVKSDDVDRVYLADLHVRQAEDFAEQLMSDKLDILRLDATNDVQLRDVMALGNVVINALFYTFNEKVARLAVDIGVHSIDLGGHIGGATDAVLGLAEQATAKGVTIIPDLGVAPGMINILTGYGAEKLDAVESIKLYVGGIPVKPEPPLNYNVVFSLEGVFDHYTDPSHVIRGGKLLEVPSLSEIEPIYFDKYGELEAFHTSGGTSTLTKSFPNVKTLEYKTIRYKGHAEKFQLLVDLGLLARDGEVVVAGNKVKVRDVMRELLLPQLRLGDKSDAVLLRVIVSGDKNGSPMAYEYDLITEKDTTVNETAMARATANTISIVAQMIGNGTITKRGVHPPENIVPGALYIEEMKKRGVIIVETVETNNVSA
- a CDS encoding aldehyde dehydrogenase family protein — protein: MRLNNYIGGSWQGEEGADYTAVTNPANGEELAQVRLSTKEDVDQAVKAAKEAQKKWALVPAPKRADYLYEIGRLMREKKEHLAQVLTKEMGKVIEEARGEVQEGIDMALYMAGEGRRLFGETVPSELQDKFAMSVRAPIGVVGLITPWNFPVAIATWKSFPAMVAGNTFVWKPATETPMMAYEMALIFERAGLPAGVANIVFGAGSTVGTALIEHPDVRVISFTGSTETGRHVAETGGRHLKKVSLEMGGKNAVIVMDDADIDLAVEGILWSAFGTAGQRCTACSRVIVHKDVKRELEEKLVEAMKGLTIGDGLDESVKIGPVINHKALGKIHGYVGIGKEEGAKLLAGGNVLTEGNLAAGHYYEPTLFTDVKWDSRLAQEEIFGPVVSLIEISSLDEAIEVNNSVKYGLSSSIFSRDVNQVFRAQRDLDTGIVYVNAGTTGAEIHLPFGGTKGTGNGHRDSGVAALDVFTEWKSIYVDFSGKLQRAQIDTE